One Coffea arabica cultivar ET-39 chromosome 5e, Coffea Arabica ET-39 HiFi, whole genome shotgun sequence DNA segment encodes these proteins:
- the LOC113687981 gene encoding putative disease resistance protein At4g10780: MEALGNLALDRGRRYVNLDDNLRSLERKLQRLGGRKSDIELQVTNAERSGTKKRKREVEIWFEEVATVESEFGALKESIQEGGFLENAISSGDRVAKMDAIVEQLMEQSNHFDGLLLEAFENRGEPRVTTKLFGEMFDRGLKAIWAWLVMDSISNIGIYGMGGVGKTTLAKHTHNHLLERTQFKVYWITVSQEFSIKRLQDDIAKRLRLDLSYEDDEDSRAAILSRALVKHSVLILDDVWQEFSFEKIGIPLGANKCRVILTTRSLELCSRISCQRVFEAKTLATNEAWDLFKHTLDTKTVPDGDVEGVAKSVAKRCSGLPLGIITVAGSMRGVSDICEWRNALEQLKTCSVGHDEMERDVFPILEWSFNRLDKYERNCFLYCSLYPEDYKIKRKELIDLFIWAALMSKRGSRSKAFDQGQTILNKLMRVCLLEETKDFKGGDCVKMHDLVRDMALRITHGNSKPKRRRDDVPRFLVKSLGQEDSQVTLEQEQWTQDLRAVSFYSQNSKGIEIPLAWSPNCPKLSTLHLSWVFIKEIPDSFFQHMCGLKVLKVFGCQGITLLPNSVSNLVNLTALILGSCGDLRFVPPLGKLKQLRELDLSWTKVEDLPQGWESLVNLERLNLNQCQTFSRKIIIPKGTFSQFHRLQRLLLPPYGWVQVNDPEVLNQLESFIGCLSYTDFYKITRWPKYYNVYINDILTKNQHYEDNDCGYQKKLYFHQCKLGRGSNDLPDDMKRLIIEDCEGTGIRCLSDVFKNFINLSDLAELEIVDSVGIEFLWQLSSASPCDQLEVSSFNPLRGLEWLRLHRLPNLVGLFYGESEPCVLPAGTFSSLKKLWISKCHNMKQLFTVQLLQNLQNVEELDVDDCEGLEEIAADGNGIGQGEGEGIQLTSSGATTTVIILPKLRRLRLNRLPQLKNICKAAMICDSIEKIKIFDCPKAKRLPLFFPTINGLPSLPSTLCKIKGNKEWWESLEWDYPSAKNALDPYFNTWRSLFDY; encoded by the coding sequence ATGGAGGCACTTGGGAATTTGGCATTGGACAGAGGAAGGAGGTATGTCAATTTGGATGATAATCTCAGGTCGCTTGAAAGGAAGTTGCAAAGATTAGGCGGCAGAAAATCTGACATCGAGTTGCAAGTGACAAATGCAGAAAGATCAGgtactaagaaaaggaaaagggaggtTGAGATTTGGTTTGAGGAGGTAGCAACAGTAGAAAGTGAATTCGGTGCTTTGAAAGAAAGCATACAGGAGGGTGGATTTCTAGAAAATGCAATTAGCAGTGGGGATAGAGTGGCTAAAATGGATGCAATTGTAGAGCAACTGATGGAGCAAagtaatcattttgatgggctTTTGCTTGAGGCTTTTGAGAACAGAGGTGAGCCACGGGTGACAAcaaaattatttggagaaatgTTTGACAGAGGTTTGAAAGCAATCTGGGCGTGGTTGGTCATGGATAGCATCTCAAACATTGGGATTTACGGGATGGGCGGTGTGGGTAAGACTACATTGGCGAAACACACCCATAATCATCTCCTTGAGAGAACTCAATTCAAGGTTTATTGGATTACTGTCTCTCAAGAATTCAGCATCAAAAGGCTGCAAGATGACATTGCTAAACGCCTAAGGCTTGATCTGTCATACGAGGATGATGAGGATAGCAGAGCAGCCATTTTGTCCAGGGCATTGGTGAAGCATTCTGTCCTCATACTCGATGATGTTTGGcaagaattttcttttgaaaagaTTGGAATTCCTCTCGGTGCAAACAAATGCAGAGTGATCTTGACTACTCGGTCTCTAGAATTATGCAGCAGGATTAGCTGTCAAAGGGTATTTGAAGCTAAAACTTTGGCTACAAATGAAGCTTGGGATTTGTTCAAACATACACTCGACACTAAGACAGTGCCTGATGGAGATGTGGAAGGTGTTGCCAAGTCCGTTGCGAAAAGGTGTTCTGGTTTGCCTCTTGGTATTATCACAGTGGCTGGGAGCATGAGAGGTGTGAGCGACATCTGTGAGTGGAGAAATGCATTGGAACAATTGAAAACATGTTCGGTAGGGCATGATGAGATGGAACGAGATGTGTTTCCCATTCTGGAATGGAGCTTCAATCGCCTGGATAAATATGAAAGGAATTGCTTCTTGTATTGCTCTCTTTATCCGGAagattataaaataaaaagaaaggaactaATAGACCTGTTTATTTGGGCAGCGCTGATGTCAAAACGGGGCTCAAGGTCAAAAGCATTTGATCAAGGTCAAACGATATTAAACAAACTGATGAGAGTTTGCTTGCTGGAAGAAACTAAAGATTTCAAAGGGGGTGACTGTGTGAAGATGCATGATTTGGTCAGAGATATGGCATTAAGGATCACGCATGGAAACTCCAAACCAAAGAGGAGGAGAGATGATGTACCACGATTCTTGGTGAAAAGCTTAGGACAGGAAGATTCACAAGTAACACTGGAACAAGAACAGTGGACACAAGATCTCCGTGCAGTTTCCTTctattcacaaaattccaaaggaatagaAATTCCACTAGCCTGGTCACCAAATTGTCCTAAGCTCTCAACCTTGCATCTTTCTTGGGTTTTCATAAAGGAAATCCCAGATTCATTCTTTCAGCACATGTGTGGACTTAAAGTTTTAAAGGTATTTGGGTGCCAAGGTATAACATTGTTGCCGAATTCTGTTTCAAACTTGGTGAATCTCACTGCTTTGATTTTGGGGAGTTGTGGAGACCTCCGATTTGTGCCACCACTGGGAAAGCTCAAGCAACTGAGGGAATTGGATCTATCATGGACTAAAGTTGAGGATTTACCTCAAGGTTGGGAGTCACTGGTCAACCTCGAAAGGCTTAACTTGAACCAGTGTCAGACTTTTAGTCGAAAGATAATAATACCAAAAGGGACATTTTCCCAATTTCACCGTCTTCAACGGTTACTATTGCCACCCTATGGTTGGGTACAAGTTAATGATCCAGAGGTGTTGAACCAATTAGAAAGTTTTATAGGATGTTTGTCTTATACGGACTTCTATAAAATTACTCGGTGGCCAAAATACTATAATGTTTATATCAATGACATCTTAACTAAGAATCAGCATTATGAGGACAATGACTGTGGGTACCAAAAAAAACTGTATTTCCATCAGTGTAAGCTTGGTAGAGGATCGAACGACCTACCAGATGATATGAAGCGTCTGATAATCGAGGATTGTGAGGGCACCGGCATTAGGTGCTTGTCAGATGTTTTTAAGAATTTTATAAACTTAAGCGACTTAGCTGAATTGGAAATTGTTGATTCGGTTGGAATAGAGTTCCTCTGGCAATTGTCCTCTGCTTCTCCATGTGATCAGTTGGAAGTCTCGTCTTTTAATCCACTTCGTGGTCTCGAATGGCTACGCCTCCACAGGTTGCCAAATCTGGTTGGTCTTTTTTACGGAGAATCAGAACCATGTGTGCTTCCGGCTGGCACCTTTTCTTCCCTTAAAAAATTGTGGATTTCTAAATGTCACAACATGAAGCAGCTATTCACAGTGCAGTTGCTGCAGAACCTTCAAAATGTTGAAGAATTAGACGTTGACGATTGTGAAGGACTAGAGGAGATAGCAGCAGATGGCAATGGAATAGGACAAGGAGAAGGAGAAGGCATCCAATTGACTTCAAGTGGAGCCACCACCACTGTCATCATCCTTCCAAAGTTAAGGAGGTTGCGTCTGAATAGGCTGCCACAACTAAAAAACATTTGCAAGGCAGCCATGATCTGCGACTCAATTGAGAAGATTAAAATATTTGATTGTCCAAAGGCAAAGAGGCTGCCTTTGTTTTTTCCTACCATCAACGGACTACCATCTCTTCCCAGCACTCTTTGTAAAATCAAGGGAAATAAAGAATGGTGGGAATCGTTAGAGTGGGACTATCCTAGTGCCAAAAATGCCCTTGACCCATATTTTAACACATGGCggagtttatttgattattga
- the LOC113687982 gene encoding probable pterin-4-alpha-carbinolamine dehydratase, chloroplastic gives MSKPGSSSQGESRNRKRDNPSFLPSLSIHIPAGLAAALPPIIMAASTSHLCSILSLNSSLPSVLSSQRSAAAFVFFSCKTDQRRRRRSTGIVASGADFLGDFGARDPFPAEVESNFAEKVLGNVNTEHKILIPTATALSLAQQDCTPISPNEQPISEDEAKKLLLKVVGWRLINGEEGLRLQCIWKLRDFQCGIELINRIYKAIGATGHFPGLHLEESNQLRAELWTSSIGGLSMNDFIVAAKIDQVKSSDLIPRKRVWA, from the exons ATGTCCAAACCCGGTTCGAGTTCCCAAGGAGAAAGCAGAAACCGGAAAAGAGATaatccttccttccttccttccttatCCATCCACATTCCTGCAGGTTTAGCTGCAGCTCTCCCACCAATAATCATGGCTGCTTCCACAAGCCATCTGTGCTCTATTCTTTCTTTGAATTCATCTCTTCCCAGTGTTCTTTCAAGTCAAAGGTCTGCTGCTGCTTTCGTCTTTTTCAGCTGCAAGACTGAtcagaggaggaggaggagaagtaCTGGGATAGTTGCAAGTGGGGCGGATTTCCTGGGGGATTTCGGGGCGAGGGACCCTTTTCCGGCTGAAGTTGAGAGCAATTTTGCGGAGAAAGTACTGGGGAATGTGAATACTGAGCATAAAATCTTGATCCCAACTGCAACTGCTCTGTCTTTAGCCCAGCAAGATTGTACTCCCATCTCACCTAATGAGCAGCCCATTTCTGAAGATGAAGCCAAGAAGCTCTTGCTCAAG GTTGTTGGATGGAGATTGATAAATGGAGAAGAGGGGCTAAGGCTGCAATGCATATGGAAGTTGAGAGATTTCCAATGTGGGATTGAACTGATCAACAGGATATACAAGGCTATTGGTGCTACAGGGCACTTCCCTGGTCTTCACCTTGAGGAGTCCAATCAACTAAGAGCTGAACTATGGACTTCTTCAATTG GAGGTCTGAGCATGAACGATTTCATTGTAGCTGCTAAAATAGATCAGGTTAAATCGTCAGATCTCATTCCCAGAAAGAGAGTTTGGGCATAA
- the LOC113687496 gene encoding putative late blight resistance protein homolog R1A-3 has translation MASSSIPCIRSAIDDLGFLRNICEVWKRHFLHTPIGGLAFLRTFLLCARKCSNHVDANLAALLVRIEDVISRRAQEIHSFRLATLEGDGFPNDVVRTAYHLGKEIRSFNHEINHWYVVFSDCSSGQSTDSLVNKDDLMELMDSLLENLVDFSYWQNAPDLEVVEHTGAFRGKLTFLKNFLHFITLHEVEDGQLELLLTHTEAVAVNVARHIFMCGSIKCKEQLMQIKNGDSCKLLQNIVPVETCKALIASNLSSHSRREIDEQMLKDFVDMLLSNLWDILKSGTCLMIHLRDQLQKLYEGLRSLRNILKEKPKKFDEKMRDLTGLVVHDAGLAIFSLSLNAMNDELVKEMHLVSSDLLENFKVIQATVAEEFPKRSSFKFPRTNELGFIDFLLKYMMDLSSPEASSVAFVSYPIQTIQEELVFLRSFLGKIVELRNENEELQSLWDRVVQVAYRAEFLIDSLLVGYILDSSSMSFDSVVEEIKIIKAQALNFHSKMLDLKVEGVTKRIDHMPSQGSKPMINDVVVGFKDEATSIINRLTRGSRQVQIVPIVGMPGLGKTTLAKKIYYDTSVMYHFHARAWCTVSQVYHKKNLLLEILTCIDSKLPEKFFEMSEEDLAHQVKRRLLRNKYLIVLDDVWDSEVWNGLEASFPDDGNGSRVILTSRLCDIAPQDKLDQEPHSLRQLTHDESWDLLQEKFCPGKDSLPPELCELRTQIVEMCQGLPLTIVILAGILANMEQSGWKEVVQSLSSSNISSIEQCTAALELSYRHLPDNLKPCFLYFGGFPEDHEHTIERLIWLWVAEGFVQTTHSKSAEDVANDFMLNLIGRSLVMVSKQRCTGGVKACRIHDLLHEFCVTKAKEEKFLQLVRGYDELYAFNVPHHLRRLCINSKPEHFQESRLSIPTVRCLLFFKFGPREPYTWFDLSFIFQVFKLLRVLDLSQINLGATFPREIESLVQLRYLAVLGNMKSIPSSITNLSNLETLILEIYGWPISLPDTIWNMKRLRHLQLKDESLRGGFDLPMANLDNSSQLCNLDTFSWVSLSSWENMDKILRKIPNIRKLKCRLHVDCDPAKEGSYKILVLDFLGQLESLNLRLRTEFDKRYPFEFHFSLTIKKLTLSGFCSPWSDISAIADIPNLQVLKLLEQTFVGEEWNMKEEEFPKLQFLKLASLDIVKWTALENENSFPRLQKLVLENCYNLAEIPSSLGNVSTLDIIELSDCPNCASSVNEVQEEQISMGNTDFKVISSSRDVLSLYISELLLSSDMH, from the coding sequence ATGGCCTCCAGTAGTATTCCTTGTATCCGCTCCGCCATAGATGATCTGGGGTTCCTGAGGAACATTTGTGAAGTTTGGAAGCGTCATTTTTTGCACACCCCAATAGGGGGCCTAGCATTTCTGAGAACATTTCTTCTGTGCGCAAGAAAGTGTAGTAATCATGTTGATGCAAATCTAGCAGCTCTGCTAGTTAGGATTGAAGATGTCATATCCAGAAGGGCACAGGAGATTCACTCCTTTCGTCTCGCTACTTTGGAAGGTGACGGATTTCCAAACGACGTTGTGCGTACTGCCTATCATTTAGGAAAAGAAATCAGATCTTTCAATCACGAAATAAACCATTGGTACGTTGTTTTCTCAGATTGCTCGTCAGGGCAGTCTACTGATTCCCTTGTCAATAAAGATGACCTTATGGAACTCATGGACTCTCTTCTGGAGAATCTGGTGGATTTCAGTTATTGGCAAAATGCTCCAGATCTGGAAGTAGTAGAACACACCGGAGCCTTTAGAGGGAAGCTTACATTCTTGAAAAACTTTCTGCATTTTATCACTCTGCATGAAGTTGAAGATGGGCAATTGGAACTTTTATTGACTCATACTGAAGCTGTGGCTGTTAATGTAGCAAGACATATTTTTATGTGCGGGTCTATCAAGTGTAAAGAACAGCTGATGCAAATCAAGAATGGAGACTCTTGCAAACTGCTGCAGAATATTGTTCCCGTAGAGACTTGCAAGGCCCTGATTGCTTCTAATTTATCAAGCCACTCACGCAGGGAAATAGATGAGCAGATGTTGAAGGACTTCGTGGATATGCTCTTATCTAATCTATGGGACATATTAAAGTCTGGTACTTGTCTTATGATTCATCTAAGAGATCAACTGCAAAAGCTTTATGAGGGACTAAGATCCTTGAGAAACATTCTCAAGGAGAAGCCAaagaaatttgatgaaaaaatgaGAGACCTTACTGGACTTGTGGTCCATGATGCAGGACTGGctattttctctctttctctcaacGCAATGAATGACGAATTGGTCAAGGAAATGCATCTTGTATCTTCTGATTTGCTAGAAAACTTTAAGGTTATCCAGGCAACAGTTGCAGAGGAATTCCCAAAAAGATCATCCTTCAAATTTCCTAGGACCAATGAGTTGGGATTTATCGATTTTCTTCTGAAATACATGATGGATTTGTCAAGTCCTGAGGCAAGTTCAGTTGCATTCGTGAGCTATCCAATTCAAACAATCCAGGAAGAACTTGTTTTCTTGCGCTCTTTTCTGGGAAAAATTGTGGAGTTGCGCAATGAAAATGAGGAGCTTCAATCACTTTGGGATCGTGTTGTACAGGTAGCATATAGGGCGGAATTTCTTATCGACTCCTTACTGGTTGGATATATTCTGGACTCTTCCTCAATGTCCTTTGATTCCGTTGTGGAAGAAATTAAGATCATCAAAGCTCAAGCCTTGAATTTTCATAGCAAAATGCTTGATCTCAAAGTTGAGGGAGTTACCAAGAGAATTGATCACATGCCATCACAGGGAAGTAAGCCAATGATCAACGACGTGGTGGTGGGATTCAAGGATGAGGCAACATCGATAATCAATCGCCTCACAAGAGGATCACGCCAAGTGCAAATAGTTCCCATTGTAGGTATGCCAGGACTTGGTAAGACAACTTTAGCTAAAAAAATTTACTATGATACTTCAGTCATGTACCATTTTCATGCGCGTGCTTGGTGTACAGTTTCTCAAGTTTATCACAAGAAAAATCTGTTGCTTGAAATTTTGACTTGTATTGATTCCAAGCTTCCCGAAAAATTTTTTGAGATGAGTGAAGAAGATTTGGCTCATCAAGTCAAAAGACGTTTGCTAAGGAACAAATATCTTATTGTTTTGGATGATGTATGGGACAGTGAAGTATGGAACGGATTGGAAGCGTCATTCCCTGATGATGGAAATGGAAGTAGAGTTATCTTGACAAGTCGACTCTGTGATATTGCTCCTCAAGATAAACTCGACCAAGAGCCTCATTCTCTTCGTCAACTCACTCATGATGAGAGCTGGGATCTGCTACAAGAAAAGTTTTGTCCTGGAAAAGATTCGCTTCCTCCAGAATTATGTGAACTCCGGACCCAGATTGTGGAAATGTGTCAAGGATTACCTCTGACTATTGTCATTCTTGCTGGAATTCTAGCAAACATGGAGCAATCTGGCTGGAAGGAGGTTGTGCAAAGTTTAAGTTCAAGCAATATTTCTAGTATAGAACAATGCACTGCTGCATTGGAGTTGAGTTACAGACATTTACCAGACAATTTGAAGCCATGTTTcctttattttggaggatttcCAGAAGACCATGAACACACTATCGAGAGGTTGATTTGGTTATGGGTGGCCGAAGGATTTGTGCAAACAACTCATTCAAAGAGCGCAGAGGATGTGGCAAATGATTTTATGTTGAATCTCATAGGCAGGAGCTTAGTCATGGTATCTAAACAAAGATGCACTGGGGGAGTCAAAGCTTGTCGGATTCATGATTTGTTACATGAGTTTTGTGTGACAAaagccaaagaagaaaagtttctGCAGTTGGTACGTGGGTATGATGAACTTTATGCTTTCAATGTGCCACACCACCTACGCCGCTTATGCATCAATTCTAAGCCGGAGCACTTCCAAGAGTCAAGGCTATCTATCCCGACTGTTCGATGTTTATTGTTCTTCAAATTTGGACCAAGGGAACCATACACTTGGTTTGATCTTTCATTCATCTTTCAGGTCTTCAAACTTCTCAGAGTGTTAGATTTAAGCCAAATAAATCTAGGAGCTACTTTTCCTAGAGAAATAGAGTCGCTTGTTCAGTTGAGATACTTGGCAGTTCTTGGTAATATGAAGTCCATCCCATCATCTATAACCAATCTCTCGAATTTGGAAACTCTTATTCTGGAAATATATGGTTGGCCGATTTCTTTGCCGGATACTATATGGAATATGAAAAGGCTAAGGCATTTACAATTGAAGGACGAGAGCCTAAGGGGAGGGTTCGATTTGCCCATGGCAAATCTTGACAACTCTTCACAGTTGTGCAATTTGGATACTTTCTCCTGGGTAAGCCTTTCTTCTTGGGAAAACATGGACAAGATACTCAGAAAAATTCCAAACATCCGCAAGCTGAAATGCAGGCTCCATGTAGATTGTGATCCTGCTAAGGAGGGTAGCTACAAGATTCTAGTACTTGACTTTCTAGGTCAACTAGAATCGCTCAATCTAAGACTCAGAACAGAATTTGACAAGCGCTATCCCTTTGAGTTTCATTTCTCTTTGACTATTAAAAAATTGACTCTCTCTGGCTTTTGCTCGCCTTGGAGTGATATATCTGCAATTGCAGATATACCCAATCTTCAGGTTCTCAAATTGCTCGAGCAAACCTTTGTCGGGGAAGAATGGAACATGAAAGAAGAGGAATTCCCCAAACTTCAATTCTTGAAATTAGCTTCGTTGGACATTGTCAAATGGACTGCCTTGGAGAACGAGAACAGTTTTCCTCGTCTGCAGAAATTGGTATTGGAAAACTGTTATAATTTGGCGGAGATACCATCTTCTTTGGGAAATGTTTCAACTCTTGACATAATTGAGCTGTCTGATTGTCCCAACTGTGCAAGTTCAGTAAATGAAGTTCAAGAAGAACAAATCAGCATGGGAAACACTGATTTCAAGGTTATTTCATCCTCAAGGGATGTACTTTCTTTGTATATTTCTGAATTACTTTTGTCGTCAGACATGCATTAA